TAATTGCTTAAAAAGTGTCCATCTTCATCAACCTCCTGTGCTGGTTGGCCAGATTTGTGCTATTCTTGAACCGCAATCAGGTGCCacacaaaatcatttaaagGGCCACAAATGGTCCAGGTGCTCTAATCTAAATCATGCTGtagctctgcctgtatgtttaaggttgttgtcAAGTTGCAGAGGTaaactgttttttgttgctccatccatcttctcattacCTCTGACCAAATGTCattactgaagaaaagcatctccacaccatgatgctgccaccactatatctctatatttctgaaattttaaaaagaattatGCATCATATTCCTTcatcttcacaattatgctctactttgtgttttgcTATCACCTACAATCACAATAAAAGTACCCTGAAAACTTTGGGTCCAATgggacaaaacatgaaagagGCCAAGAAGTATGTGTagttttgcaagtcactgtaaaTGGGAGCAACAGACAGAAGAAAATGTTGATTTAGTCATTTTGGCAAACTGTGATTGTGTCAGAAACAGTGACATTAAAAAGTTAAGAATCTACCTTATGAGgttaccaaaaagaaaaaataaacaagtatAATAATTGATTAGCTGCATTGAAATCCAGCACAAGCAACAGAGTAAATATATAACGGAGTCTAGTCCCACCCACCAGTCCCTCCCTCTGGAATCTGATATGGGCAACTTGTCTCATTCCCAGCCTCGTatgttttcctctgttttttccCTCTGACTGCACAGGCCGCAGTGTTGCAGCTACCCCAAATGGACGTGTTGGCCGTTCCCGCAGACCGGCAGAAAGGATGGTACCTTTCACTCATGGCCCCCAACACAAAAGGACCAGAGTTCGCCTGGCTGGACCCGTCCAGACTCTACTGCAACTCGCAGGTACAATTAGAGTGAAGAAGCATGTGCTCTGTAGCTGTCGTTGAAACAGGTAGTATAACGCTTTGCATGTTGTGAATCTTCCCTTTCTTTGGTCTGGATCCAGGCTCTGGCAGACTGCGTGCAAGACCTTCTCAGTCAGTTTCACAGCAACCACATTGACCTGGTTGCCGGGATGGATGCCATGGGATTTATACTTGGTGAGAAAACAAAGTCATTTATCttaagtgggaaaaacagttCAGACTAATCTTAATCAGAGTGGCTGCTGCTGGGCCACTGGATAAGAGAAACCTGATCCCTCAGGGTACAATGCTAAATTTAGATACActacattgccaaaagtattggctCACACCACCAAAtgaatgaattctggtgttataatcacttccatggctgaaGGTAattaaagtttggtgtggagaaacttgactggcctgcacagactcctgacctcaaccttcttgaacaactttgggatgaattagagcagaggctgaaattctggttttctcatctaactatgaacacacctAAACTTTGTGAAAGATGTTTGCAGAATAgctaaagttgctattgctgcaACGGTGGGTACATCAACAAACTGAatcttatagattaagaataggatgtcatcaaagttaatGTACGTGGAATAGTAGATGTAGTTGTATAACAAATGTAAAGCTTTTCTCTCACACATGATATGACTATTTTATGAAAACATTACTTAGATTTATTCACTGTCCTGTCAccagggacgtgcacagatagacgctaggtggtgctagagcacctgcccttttatcctatggacaataaagtgccctcctgaaatctttttttaatttttttacagtgtatagtgtggAGCCCAAGGtaacatttctgaatttaaaggcctataataccaGTGCCCCACGTTTTGAACCCCCTTCGCCAACATACATATGTGTGTCTCTCAACGGAGACGGGCTGCGTGCAGAGCGGAGAGTTGGACCTGCGCTGGTCCAGCTTacctcttctcttctcttctcccctccgccgtcagatagagccctgccctgctgacaggccggctaaccatccaggaaacaaacaaaacgaatataCTTCCTAAccttcagatgaaaaagttaaaatttcacttgccaccattttatctaaacagaacaagCCAATCAATGGCACCTTTACCCGCTATGTCTTCTACGGCCGCCACCAGGCGCCAGGAGaatgtctacgatttaactcttagatcaaattagaagaaaaaaattaattcaaatcTGTCTCATAGATGTCGGTATTACATTTGCTAATATGGTCcatgatgacttctgtttgactcatgctattttttttattggaaatacggccaaatgagctggttaacattacaattcatacactacaaaaatacatttaataaagttcagtaaatgtggggcatgtagaCTAAgctgtattttctacttctgtatgtgtaaaaatgatgatgtgatcagagtattttaatttctaaatagcagacatcttatcagttctcaggacttgtaatctcatacatttttattctctaagaataatttctgtcatatatcacACTGGCTACAAGTATAcaagtatagatgattcttcttatgatcatattctctgatgttggtttcattttgactataaagattttatgaCTCACTCTCTGGGTAtcgttgatttacactgtagaatggtcactggttactcacatttctgaagaaaaacctgctttgctacaacataaggttatttggtgcagaagacattttgtgatactgcgatggactggcgacctgtccagggtgtaccctgcctcttgcccatagactgctggagataggcaccagcttccccgcaacccactatggaataagcggtagaaaatgactgactgactgacattttgtgataaaagtacagaaagatatagtcaagacaaacacgttgtgctcagtgtgtaaaaagaaaaaaaaatgaaggataacgtaagtttcaaatttgactcaggaagttcaggttgtgaatcagtaatcgAACTTTAAATTAGTCTATaataattttgttgccttattaatcttaagaattttgtcaaatgcgttcttgttttgagatttatgttttcctgggtggtcatttccACTTGAGCGactgccccccaaaatgtctgtgcacgccactgcCTGTCACCCTAGAttaaccttttctgtttttttttaggggCGTCTGTTGCCACAACTCTTGGAAAAGGTTTCCTGGCTATTCGTAAAGCGGGTCATCTGTGTGTGGCaacccaaaaccaaaactaCACAGACTACTCAGGCAGAGAAAAGATTATGGAAGTAAGGCTGGATGTGCTAAAACCAGGTAAATCATCCAGTTTTCCATTACGTTACAAGATAGAATAATGTTTAAACTGAACAAACTACAGCATTATAAACCAAAACGGCCTCATTCGCATTATTCTCTCACTTTGTGGAAGATGAACTGTTGCCAGTTTTAGtttgtaaaactgaaaatcagTTGAGTCTTGTTAAAGGATCGATGACTAGCAAAAAGCTGTGCaccaatttttaaaaaatatagtagaataaaatgataaatagtAGATATTAGTAGATTATTCTATCAAAAATGTCGACCTGGAGTTTTGTTGACGAATAAGCTGACattagaaacctacataattcagtaagcatttattttgttttaatgctttgcatataaatgtatacaaaataaaaacaaacatttcctttaGATGTTCCTCTTTTTTTGAGGGGTCAGCCAAAAATCTGAAGTTTTTGAAAGATGACCCTGCTCCTGAGCTGCTTGTCCAATTGATAAAAATATTCAGGTACTTTTAAGATCCACAatttcctgtttccctggggttTAAATATAACGTGGCACAGATTTAAGCTTAGGCTACTTATCCTCAGATCTGATATAAAAACCTCAGTCTgccatctttgtttttgttcactcaaaacattaaatgtttattttgctaTCTACATGCCAACTGGTTTTCGGCAGCGAACGCTCTAGTTGGGCTCTAatgtaaaacagtaaaaaaaatagtaaaactaAAGATTCTTTTGGACGTGTGTTCTGCTGCAGGTTTGAGGGTTTTGTTGGTGGACCAGTGGATAGAGACGGGAGGCACGATGAGGGCCGCCATCCAGCTGGTGGAGAAACTGGGAGCCACAGTTGTAGGTCAGCCAGCAAAGTGACCTTATTATGCTGTGACTGATTAGAGCCCAGGAGCTGAGTTTGGACATGTCTCCATTTTTGCTGCAGGTGTTGCAGCTGTGGCCATCGAGAACACCGAAGGAGGGAAGTGGATCAAGGAAAACTACAAGTTCTCCCACTGCATCCCAGAAGTGCTGCAGAGTCAAGTTGATgggaaatattttaacttttttaaaagctttttagaAGCTCAGTGAAGAAGAGAAGATACATTTTATATGAAACACTTTAATTTGCATAGTAATACAATGAATGAATAATGGATGAATGACttgagttttaatattttttactaattaaaagtATTTGACATGATTGCTTGTGTTACtgacataaaatgaaaattattaGACACCTTAATCAAAACAATTAGTAAATACTCACAAACAGAAACAGACTACAACAAATTCAGTCACTGATTTGATAGAAAAATATGTAATAGCTCCCATCAGCCTTCCTGGAAATGTTTCTAAAGGAGTTTAACACTTAGCTCacatgcataaaa
This genomic window from Girardinichthys multiradiatus isolate DD_20200921_A chromosome 18, DD_fGirMul_XY1, whole genome shotgun sequence contains:
- the zgc:174895 gene encoding adenine phosphoribosyltransferase, coding for MDVLAVPADRQKGWYLSLMAPNTKGPEFAWLDPSRLYCNSQALADCVQDLLSQFHSNHIDLVAGMDAMGFILGASVATTLGKGFLAIRKAGHLCVATQNQNYTDYSGREKIMEVRLDVLKPGLRVLLVDQWIETGGTMRAAIQLVEKLGATVVGVAAVAIENTEGGKWIKENYKFSHCIPEVLQSQVDGKYFNFFKSFLEAQ